A section of the Neorhizobium galegae bv. orientalis str. HAMBI 540 genome encodes:
- the yidD gene encoding membrane protein insertion efficiency factor YidD has translation MCGAPNCQHSERQPKVSSSRNWSGHFSKTPGRLFGMGLIRFYQLTLSGFIGNSCRHIPTCSEYGYEAVARHGLWPGGWMTLFRVARCGPGGTSGLDPVPEALEMRQHWWMPWRYWRRHAEPASPQ, from the coding sequence ATGTGCGGCGCCCCAAACTGTCAGCACTCCGAACGCCAGCCGAAGGTCAGTTCCTCGCGCAACTGGTCCGGCCATTTCTCCAAGACGCCGGGCCGGCTGTTCGGCATGGGCTTGATCCGCTTCTACCAGCTGACACTGTCCGGATTCATCGGCAATTCCTGTCGGCATATTCCGACTTGCTCGGAATATGGTTACGAGGCAGTGGCGCGGCATGGGCTGTGGCCCGGAGGATGGATGACGCTGTTTCGGGTGGCGCGCTGCGGGCCGGGGGGTACAAGCGGGCTCGATCCTGTGCCGGAAGCGCTCGAAATGCGGCAACACTGGTGGATGCCGTGGCGATACTGGCGTCGCCATGCCGAACCGGCGTCGCCTCAATGA
- a CDS encoding nitroreductase family protein, producing the protein MQNDVKLIDFLRDRHSTPVAQFKEPGPSREELEAILTLATRVPDHGKLAPWRVIVYRGDVRSTLGEQFLALSLKKTPEMTDAAREAELARFTRAPLVVAVVSTAAPHPKIPEWEQALSAGAVCFNMLMAANAHGYVANWRTEWIAYDDEALALLGVKPGEKIAGFIHIGSSDFATPDRPRPELSQIVTYAGE; encoded by the coding sequence ATGCAAAATGACGTTAAACTCATCGATTTTCTGCGCGACAGGCATTCCACGCCAGTAGCACAGTTCAAGGAGCCAGGCCCATCGCGGGAGGAATTGGAGGCGATTCTGACCTTGGCGACCCGCGTTCCGGATCACGGCAAGCTCGCGCCCTGGCGCGTCATCGTCTATCGCGGCGACGTGCGCAGCACGCTCGGCGAACAGTTCCTGGCTCTGTCGCTCAAGAAGACGCCCGAGATGACCGATGCCGCCAGAGAGGCGGAGCTGGCGCGCTTCACCCGCGCGCCGCTGGTCGTCGCCGTCGTCAGCACCGCGGCACCGCATCCGAAGATCCCCGAATGGGAACAGGCGCTTTCTGCCGGCGCCGTCTGCTTCAACATGCTGATGGCCGCAAACGCCCATGGCTACGTCGCCAACTGGCGTACCGAATGGATCGCCTATGACGACGAGGCGCTGGCGCTCCTTGGTGTGAAGCCGGGCGAAAAGATTGCCGGTTTCATCCATATCGGCTCGAGCGATTTCGCGACGCCGGACCGCCCCCGGCCCGAACTGTCGCAGATCGTCACCTACGCCGGCGAATAG
- a CDS encoding AI-2E family transporter produces the protein MSGNNDRKGPKEPRWLGPVAPSRVALIPPISAARWLLVLVVAAGIYFFHGFLVPVLAALVIGFASWPLYRELQRRTGGNTTIAASLAIIFILAFLIVPIGIAISYTIGEVRQWIIWAAEVNRFGAPPPAWITGLPWVGEWLGIQWVQHVGSPGAVGELIQIVSGANIGNIYRAIVAAGDGAFHLVLTLLFMLIALFFVYRDGGSFSEQIDLLGERILPTRWERISRVVPRTISSTVTGQTLIAIGEGIVLGIAYWIAGVPSPVTLGVLTGLMALIPGGAPLSFSLISFYLVANGAYFAGGGLFLWGTVELFIVDKTLRPRLVGGPIKLPFLPTFFGLVGGVSTMGFLGLFIGPVLMALLVSIWREWIREVKMAEVTEVETVDVPKGPATSPELPPDLPVVRKVSSP, from the coding sequence GTGAGCGGAAATAACGATCGCAAAGGCCCGAAAGAGCCGCGCTGGCTTGGGCCAGTCGCACCGAGCAGGGTCGCGCTCATCCCGCCGATCTCCGCTGCTCGCTGGCTTCTCGTGCTTGTCGTCGCAGCAGGCATCTATTTCTTCCACGGCTTCCTGGTCCCGGTTCTGGCCGCCCTGGTGATCGGCTTTGCAAGCTGGCCTCTCTACCGTGAACTGCAGCGCCGCACGGGTGGCAACACGACGATTGCCGCCTCACTTGCCATTATCTTCATCCTGGCCTTTCTGATCGTGCCGATCGGCATCGCCATCTCCTACACGATCGGCGAAGTGCGCCAGTGGATCATCTGGGCGGCCGAAGTGAACCGTTTCGGCGCGCCGCCGCCTGCCTGGATCACCGGCCTTCCCTGGGTCGGCGAATGGCTCGGCATCCAGTGGGTCCAGCATGTCGGCTCGCCCGGTGCGGTCGGCGAACTGATCCAGATCGTCTCGGGCGCCAATATCGGCAATATCTACCGGGCCATCGTGGCCGCCGGCGACGGCGCTTTCCATCTGGTTCTGACGCTGCTCTTCATGTTGATCGCGCTGTTCTTCGTCTATCGCGACGGCGGCTCCTTCAGCGAGCAGATCGATCTTCTCGGCGAGCGTATCCTGCCGACCCGCTGGGAGCGTATCTCGCGCGTCGTTCCAAGGACGATCAGCTCCACCGTGACCGGCCAGACGCTGATTGCAATCGGCGAAGGCATCGTGCTCGGCATCGCCTACTGGATCGCAGGCGTCCCCTCGCCCGTGACGCTCGGCGTTTTGACCGGCCTGATGGCGCTTATTCCGGGCGGCGCGCCGCTGTCGTTCTCGCTGATATCGTTTTATCTCGTCGCCAATGGCGCCTACTTCGCCGGCGGCGGTCTTTTCCTCTGGGGCACGGTCGAACTCTTCATCGTCGACAAGACGCTGCGGCCCCGCCTGGTCGGCGGCCCGATCAAGCTTCCCTTCCTGCCGACATTCTTCGGTCTCGTCGGCGGTGTCAGCACCATGGGCTTCCTCGGCCTGTTCATCGGCCCGGTCCTGATGGCGCTGCTCGTGTCGATCTGGCGCGAATGGATCCGCGAAGTGAAGATGGCCGAAGTAACCGAGGTTGAAACCGTCGACGTGCCCAAGGGGCCGGCGACATCGCCGGAGCTTCCCCCCGATCTTCCCGTCGTCAGGAAAGTCTCTTCTCCATGA
- a CDS encoding iron-sulfur cluster assembly scaffold protein, whose translation MDDIYNSKILEFAGNITHAGTLPDADASSEKHSKLCGSKVRVHLKMDGDRVTDFAHEVRACALGQASSSIMARHVIGATTAEIRKARQDMLAMLKEDGEGPDGRFEEMRYLKPVKDYRARHPSTMLTFEAVVDAIDQIEAKQLATVG comes from the coding sequence ATGGACGACATCTATAACAGCAAGATTCTCGAATTCGCCGGCAATATCACCCATGCTGGCACGCTGCCGGATGCGGATGCGAGTTCCGAAAAACATTCGAAGCTGTGCGGCTCGAAAGTGCGGGTGCACCTGAAGATGGACGGCGACCGGGTCACCGATTTCGCCCACGAGGTCCGCGCCTGCGCACTCGGCCAGGCCTCGTCCTCGATCATGGCCCGGCACGTGATCGGGGCGACAACCGCCGAGATCCGCAAGGCGCGCCAGGATATGCTCGCCATGCTGAAAGAAGACGGCGAGGGGCCGGACGGCCGGTTCGAGGAAATGCGCTACCTGAAGCCTGTCAAGGACTACAGGGCCCGCCATCCCTCCACCATGCTGACCTTCGAGGCGGTCGTCGATGCGATCGACCAGATCGAGGCGAAGCAGCTGGCAACGGTCGGATGA
- a CDS encoding DUF2336 domain-containing protein — protein MIVQAFLRWAETARTGERAKAANALGRAYLHSPMGSEQHRAAALAMTYLLDDPSPHVRLALAEALADSPDAPRAVIVCLAEDQPEIACTVIACSPVLTENDLVDLAGRSDGLTRAMIAARPNLSRGIAAAIAEIGDECEVTLLLENETASITRISLRRIAERFGQCCQIRNLLLERDALPADARHMLVNHITAALAGSGLVRTSMAPARIEHMTREAGEAAAVAIAGTVLQEEIPGLVEHLRAAGRLTPAFLIHALCSGKVDFFAGAMVSLSGLDDRRVRAILATGRMHAVRALFEASGLGRDIAAVFVEAVFLWRTAAADGTLDNIAGMLLEKFQRPNMQLSPIGELLDMIEKLHRLEVRLSARSYASGVSLAA, from the coding sequence GTGATCGTACAGGCATTTCTTCGTTGGGCTGAAACAGCAAGAACAGGCGAGAGGGCGAAGGCGGCCAATGCTCTCGGCCGGGCCTATCTCCACTCGCCGATGGGCAGCGAGCAGCATCGCGCCGCAGCCCTTGCCATGACCTATCTGCTCGACGACCCGTCGCCGCACGTGCGCCTGGCGCTTGCGGAGGCTCTGGCGGATTCCCCCGATGCGCCGCGGGCCGTCATCGTCTGCCTTGCTGAAGACCAGCCGGAGATCGCCTGCACGGTCATCGCCTGTTCGCCCGTCCTTACCGAAAACGATCTCGTCGATCTTGCCGGGCGCAGCGACGGCCTGACCCGTGCGATGATCGCCGCAAGGCCGAACCTTTCGCGCGGGATCGCCGCCGCGATCGCCGAGATCGGCGACGAATGCGAAGTCACCCTTCTGCTGGAAAACGAGACCGCCTCGATCACCCGGATTTCGCTCAGGCGGATCGCGGAACGGTTCGGGCAGTGCTGCCAGATCCGCAACCTGCTGCTGGAACGCGATGCGCTACCGGCGGATGCCCGCCATATGCTCGTCAACCACATTACCGCGGCACTTGCCGGCTCCGGACTGGTGCGGACCAGCATGGCGCCGGCGCGGATCGAGCACATGACCCGAGAAGCGGGCGAGGCTGCGGCCGTCGCCATCGCCGGCACCGTGCTGCAGGAAGAAATCCCCGGCTTGGTCGAACATCTGCGCGCGGCCGGACGGCTGACGCCTGCCTTCCTCATCCACGCGCTCTGCAGCGGCAAGGTCGATTTCTTCGCCGGCGCAATGGTCTCGCTCTCGGGGCTCGACGACCGCCGCGTGAGAGCGATTCTCGCGACGGGCCGCATGCATGCGGTGCGGGCGCTTTTCGAAGCTTCGGGCCTCGGGCGGGATATCGCAGCCGTTTTCGTCGAAGCGGTCTTCCTCTGGCGGACAGCGGCGGCAGACGGGACGCTCGACAATATCGCCGGCATGTTGCTCGAGAAATTCCAGCGGCCGAACATGCAGCTTTCGCCGATCGGCGAACTTCTCGACATGATCGAAAAGCTGCATAGGCTGGAGGTCCGGCTCAGCGCGCGGTCTTATGCCAGCGGCGTGTCGCTGGCGGCGTAA
- a CDS encoding flavin reductase family protein, translating to MFYTTDTNQHGLKHDPFKAIVAPRPIGWIGTKGRDGSMNLSPYSFFNTVSDSPKLVMFSSSGRKHSLKNAEETGVFTASLASRHLAEKMNASSEAVPYGVSEFEVAGLTAKMAELIDAPYVAEAYTVLECRVTQVIQPVGLDGQGAEAYMVFGQVVGIHISEEILRGGRIDMGLARPIARMGYRDFADGGADVFEMTRPAGAEPKR from the coding sequence ATGTTCTACACGACCGATACCAACCAGCATGGACTGAAGCACGATCCCTTCAAAGCGATCGTCGCGCCCCGCCCGATCGGCTGGATCGGCACGAAGGGCAGGGACGGATCGATGAATCTGTCGCCCTATTCCTTCTTCAACACCGTTTCCGACAGCCCCAAATTGGTGATGTTTTCCTCCAGTGGCCGCAAGCACAGCCTGAAGAACGCCGAGGAAACCGGCGTCTTTACAGCGAGCCTCGCAAGCCGACATCTGGCCGAAAAGATGAACGCCTCGTCGGAAGCCGTCCCTTATGGCGTCAGCGAATTCGAGGTGGCGGGGCTGACCGCCAAGATGGCGGAACTCATCGATGCGCCTTACGTCGCGGAAGCCTATACGGTGCTGGAATGCCGCGTCACGCAGGTGATCCAGCCGGTGGGATTGGACGGCCAGGGTGCCGAGGCCTACATGGTTTTCGGCCAAGTGGTCGGCATCCATATCAGCGAAGAGATCCTGCGGGGCGGACGGATCGACATGGGGCTTGCGCGGCCGATCGCGCGCATGGGTTACCGCGATTTCGCCGACGGCGGCGCCGACGTGTTCGAAATGACCCGGCCGGCCGGCGCCGAACCTAAACGCTGA
- the thrS gene encoding threonine--tRNA ligase produces the protein MSQSVSLTFPDGSVRVFDAGTTGRDVAESISKSLVKKAVAVTINGTVQDLAEPVTDGKIEIVTRTDARALELIRHDAAHVMAEAVQELWPGTQVTIGPVIENGFYYDFARNAPFTPDDLPKIEAKMKEIIGRNKPFTKQVWSREKAREVFAAKGEGYKVELIDAIPEDQDLKIYYQGDWFDLCRGPHMASTGQIGTAFKLMKVAGAYWRGDSNNAMLTRIYGTAWATQEELDQYLHVLAEAEKRDHRKLGREMDLFHFQEEGPGVVFWHGKGWRMFQTLTAYMRRRLAGTYEEVNAPQVLDASLWETSGHWGWYQENMFAVKSAYAFTHPEDKEADNRVFALKPMNCPGHVQIFKHGLKSYRELPIRLAEFGLVHRYEASGALHGLMRVRGFTQDDAHVFCTDEQMAAECLRINDLILSVYEDFGFKEVVVKLSTRPDKRVGTDALWDRAESVMLDVLKTIEAQSEGRIKTGILPGEGAFYGPKFEYTLKDAIGREWQCGTTQVDFNLPERFGAFYIDQNSEKTQPVMIHRAICGSMERFLGILIENFAGHMPLWFAPMQVVVATITSDADDYGREVAEALRDAGMVVETDFRNEKINYKIREHSVTKVPVIIVCGKKEAEERSVNIRRLGSQAQTSMTLDEAISSLTLEATPPDVLRRLEAKNKKKAAA, from the coding sequence ATGTCCCAATCCGTTTCCCTTACATTTCCCGATGGCTCCGTCCGCGTTTTCGACGCCGGCACGACCGGCCGTGACGTTGCCGAGAGCATTTCCAAGTCGCTCGTCAAGAAGGCTGTCGCCGTCACCATCAATGGCACCGTGCAGGACCTTGCCGAGCCGGTGACCGACGGAAAGATCGAGATCGTCACGCGCACCGACGCCCGAGCGCTGGAACTCATCCGCCACGACGCCGCCCACGTGATGGCGGAGGCCGTGCAGGAGCTTTGGCCCGGCACGCAAGTCACCATCGGCCCGGTGATCGAGAACGGATTCTATTACGATTTTGCCCGCAACGCGCCTTTCACGCCCGACGATTTGCCGAAGATCGAGGCGAAGATGAAGGAAATCATCGGCCGCAACAAACCGTTCACCAAGCAGGTCTGGTCTCGCGAGAAGGCCCGCGAAGTCTTCGCAGCCAAGGGCGAAGGCTATAAAGTCGAGCTGATCGATGCGATCCCGGAGGACCAGGATCTCAAGATCTATTATCAAGGCGACTGGTTCGACCTCTGCCGTGGTCCGCATATGGCCTCGACCGGCCAGATCGGTACGGCCTTCAAGCTGATGAAGGTTGCCGGCGCCTATTGGCGCGGCGACTCGAACAACGCCATGCTGACCCGCATCTACGGCACCGCCTGGGCGACGCAGGAAGAACTCGACCAGTACCTGCACGTGCTGGCGGAAGCCGAAAAGCGCGATCACCGCAAGCTCGGCCGCGAAATGGACCTCTTCCATTTCCAGGAAGAAGGTCCGGGCGTGGTGTTCTGGCACGGCAAGGGCTGGCGCATGTTCCAGACGCTGACCGCCTATATGCGTCGCCGGCTTGCCGGCACCTATGAGGAAGTCAACGCGCCGCAGGTTCTCGATGCCTCGCTCTGGGAGACGTCGGGCCACTGGGGCTGGTACCAGGAGAACATGTTCGCGGTGAAGTCCGCCTATGCCTTCACCCATCCGGAAGACAAGGAAGCGGACAACCGCGTCTTTGCGCTGAAGCCGATGAACTGCCCGGGTCACGTGCAGATCTTCAAGCATGGCTTGAAGTCTTATCGCGAACTGCCGATTCGGCTTGCGGAATTCGGTCTCGTGCACCGCTATGAAGCTTCCGGCGCGCTGCACGGGCTGATGCGCGTACGCGGCTTCACCCAGGACGACGCGCACGTCTTCTGCACCGACGAGCAGATGGCCGCCGAATGCCTGCGGATCAACGACCTGATCCTGTCGGTCTACGAGGATTTCGGCTTCAAGGAAGTCGTGGTCAAGCTGTCGACCCGGCCGGACAAGCGTGTCGGCACCGACGCGCTTTGGGATCGTGCCGAATCCGTCATGCTCGATGTGCTGAAGACGATCGAGGCGCAGTCGGAAGGCCGCATCAAGACCGGCATCCTGCCGGGCGAGGGCGCGTTCTACGGTCCGAAGTTCGAGTATACGCTGAAGGACGCGATCGGTCGCGAATGGCAGTGCGGCACGACCCAGGTCGACTTCAACCTGCCGGAACGGTTCGGCGCCTTCTATATCGACCAAAACTCTGAAAAGACTCAGCCGGTGATGATCCATCGCGCCATCTGCGGTTCGATGGAACGTTTCCTCGGCATCCTGATCGAGAATTTTGCCGGCCACATGCCGCTCTGGTTCGCGCCGATGCAGGTGGTGGTGGCGACGATCACCTCGGACGCCGACGACTACGGCCGGGAGGTCGCGGAAGCTCTTCGTGATGCGGGCATGGTCGTCGAGACCGATTTCCGCAACGAGAAGATCAACTACAAGATCCGCGAGCACTCGGTCACCAAGGTGCCGGTGATCATCGTCTGCGGCAAGAAGGAAGCGGAAGAGCGTTCGGTGAACATCCGCCGACTGGGTTCGCAGGCGCAGACCTCGATGACGCTCGACGAAGCGATCTCTTCGCTGACCCTCGAAGCGACGCCACCGGATGTGTTGCGCCGTCTTGAAGCGAAGAACAAGAAGAAGGCCGCGGCCTGA
- a CDS encoding DUF1697 domain-containing protein encodes MITYVALLHSIVLGSGKRVIMADLRAMAEDLGYRNCRTLVSTGNLVFETGRSSTGNVEQRLEAAFEKRFGKHVDIIARTGADWLKLAAGNPFPSGEGSEVGVRVMRKPLDESVLDLLERHRGEEVISIVDGDLWVDFGGKASETRLLSAMTTKKLGIGTIRNANTVGRLAEMIG; translated from the coding sequence ATGATCACATATGTCGCGCTGCTTCACAGCATCGTTCTCGGCAGCGGCAAGCGGGTCATCATGGCCGACCTTCGCGCCATGGCGGAGGATCTCGGCTACCGGAATTGCCGGACCCTGGTTTCGACCGGCAATCTCGTCTTCGAGACCGGCAGGTCATCGACCGGCAATGTCGAGCAGAGATTGGAGGCCGCCTTCGAGAAACGGTTCGGCAAACATGTCGATATCATCGCAAGGACCGGTGCCGATTGGCTGAAGCTCGCGGCCGGCAATCCCTTTCCGTCGGGAGAAGGTTCCGAGGTCGGCGTGCGGGTGATGCGAAAGCCGCTCGACGAAAGTGTCCTGGACCTGCTCGAACGCCACCGCGGCGAGGAGGTGATTTCCATCGTCGACGGCGATCTTTGGGTCGATTTCGGCGGCAAGGCGAGCGAGACACGGCTGCTGTCGGCGATGACCACCAAGAAGCTCGGCATCGGCACGATCCGCAATGCCAACACGGTCGGCAGGCTTGCCGAAATGATCGGCTGA